In Fervidobacterium nodosum Rt17-B1, one genomic interval encodes:
- the ord gene encoding 2,4-diaminopentanoate dehydrogenase, with the protein MRIVTWGFGAMGRGIAKNVIESKFMKLVGVIDKNPEFIGKDVGELLGLGKYGVRVRDSIDVIEETNPDLVVIATSSFVRDVLPQIEYAVKNHANVITIAEEMAFPFDSHPEESLYMDSLARRYGVTILGTGVNPGFVLDTLIISLTGVCTKVNKIIAKRINDLSPFGKTVMETQGVGTTPEQFEEGLKKGNIVGHIGFPQSIAMISRALGWSITKIEEERKPIISNVYRETPVVKVQPGMVAGCNHSAKAYVGDKCVIELYHPQQIHPQLEGVETGDYIEIYGDININLSIKPEIPGGKATIAIATNMIPIVIGAQPGLKCMADLPVPRSILSQME; encoded by the coding sequence ATGCGTATAGTTACTTGGGGATTTGGTGCGATGGGTAGAGGTATCGCAAAGAATGTTATTGAAAGCAAGTTTATGAAATTGGTTGGTGTCATCGATAAAAATCCAGAGTTCATAGGAAAAGATGTTGGAGAACTCCTCGGTTTAGGTAAATATGGCGTAAGAGTGAGAGATTCCATAGATGTTATAGAAGAAACAAATCCTGATTTAGTTGTTATAGCAACTAGCTCTTTCGTTAGAGATGTCCTTCCACAAATCGAGTATGCTGTTAAGAATCACGCAAACGTAATTACTATAGCGGAAGAAATGGCATTTCCTTTTGATTCACACCCTGAAGAATCACTTTACATGGACAGTCTCGCAAGAAGGTACGGAGTCACCATACTTGGGACAGGTGTCAATCCAGGCTTCGTTCTTGATACGCTTATCATATCTCTCACTGGTGTATGCACAAAAGTTAATAAAATTATAGCAAAGAGAATAAATGACCTTTCACCATTTGGAAAAACAGTTATGGAAACACAGGGCGTTGGTACAACACCTGAACAATTTGAAGAAGGCTTAAAGAAAGGAAATATAGTTGGACACATCGGTTTTCCACAAAGCATAGCTATGATTTCAAGAGCGTTAGGCTGGAGCATAACAAAAATCGAAGAAGAAAGAAAACCAATAATTTCGAATGTATACAGAGAAACACCTGTCGTGAAGGTGCAACCTGGTATGGTTGCTGGATGTAATCACTCAGCAAAAGCATATGTTGGCGATAAATGTGTTATAGAACTTTACCACCCACAACAAATTCATCCACAATTGGAAGGTGTCGAAACAGGTGATTACATAGAGATTTACGGAGATATAAACATCAACCTTTCGATAAAACCCGAAATCCCTGGTGGGAAGGCAACTATAGCTATAGCAACCAACATGATACCTATAGTAATTGGTGCGCAACCCGGACTTAAATGTATGGCAGATTTGCCAGTTCCAAGGTCAATCCTTTCTCAAATGGAATGA
- the purB gene encoding adenylosuccinate lyase — protein sequence MVERYALEPLKSLWTLKTQYERWLEVELAVVEAYEEKNIAPKGTAQKIRESASIDVDDILETEKIVDHDVIAFIKSVTKNMGDEARYFHYGLTSSDIVDTANSLALVRCLDTIINSCEKLGESLYKKAIEYKKLPTIGRTHGVHAEPTSFGLKFLSWYAELTRNIERLKYVKEEIAVGKLSGAVGNYANIDPEIEKIALQKLGLKPTPVATQVISRDYIAHMLSVFAVLAGLIERIAIEIRHLQKTEVLEAMEPFKEGQRGSSAMPHKKNPILCERLTGMARLIRSYAQVGFENMALWHERDISHSSAERYILPDSTMTIYYMIEKTRHIIENIKIFDKNIVKNIDITNGLVYSQRVMLALVDVGMSREEAYTIVQKYALECWETGKSFKEMLKKDENISKLLADKIDEIFKPDYYLRNIEEIYKRFGRQE from the coding sequence ATGGTAGAAAGATACGCACTTGAACCTTTGAAAAGCTTATGGACATTGAAGACACAGTACGAAAGATGGTTAGAAGTAGAGCTTGCTGTTGTGGAAGCTTACGAAGAAAAAAACATCGCTCCAAAAGGTACCGCTCAAAAGATAAGAGAAAGTGCATCCATCGATGTAGACGATATTCTTGAAACAGAAAAGATAGTTGACCATGATGTTATAGCGTTTATCAAGTCTGTTACGAAAAATATGGGTGATGAGGCAAGATATTTTCACTATGGATTAACTTCATCTGATATCGTAGATACAGCAAATTCACTGGCGTTAGTTCGATGTTTAGATACAATTATAAATTCCTGTGAAAAATTAGGCGAATCGTTGTATAAAAAGGCCATTGAGTACAAAAAACTTCCAACGATTGGTAGAACACATGGAGTACACGCAGAACCGACATCGTTTGGTTTAAAATTTCTTTCTTGGTATGCTGAATTGACAAGAAATATAGAAAGACTAAAATACGTTAAAGAAGAAATAGCAGTTGGAAAATTAAGCGGTGCCGTTGGAAACTATGCGAATATAGACCCTGAAATCGAAAAAATAGCACTCCAAAAACTTGGCTTAAAACCTACGCCAGTAGCCACACAAGTTATATCCAGAGATTATATAGCACACATGCTCTCTGTATTTGCTGTATTAGCAGGTTTGATTGAGAGAATAGCGATAGAAATAAGGCATCTACAGAAAACTGAAGTACTTGAGGCAATGGAACCATTCAAAGAAGGACAAAGAGGATCATCGGCGATGCCACATAAAAAAAACCCAATTCTGTGCGAAAGACTAACAGGTATGGCAAGATTAATAAGAAGTTATGCGCAGGTTGGTTTCGAAAATATGGCTCTTTGGCATGAAAGAGATATTTCTCATTCATCAGCTGAGAGATACATACTTCCAGATTCAACTATGACAATATATTATATGATAGAAAAAACAAGACACATAATTGAAAACATAAAAATTTTCGACAAGAATATCGTAAAAAACATAGATATAACCAACGGTTTAGTTTACTCACAAAGAGTAATGCTCGCGCTTGTAGATGTTGGAATGAGTAGAGAAGAAGCCTATACAATAGTTCAAAAATATGCATTAGAATGTTGGGAAACAGGTAAAAGTTTCAAGGAAATGTTGAAAAAAGATGAGAACATTTCTAAATTGTTAGCAGACAAAATTGATGAAATATTCAAACCAGATTACTATTTAAGAAATATTGAAGAAATTTATAAACGATTCGGAAGACAAGAATAA
- a CDS encoding tRNA1(Val) (adenine(37)-N6)-methyltransferase translates to MNIKQPEKFSAEILRNIKTIDIPSHKPTHASAFLVWYSKPTSDIKNVIELGSGTGIVAFALAKLYNLYVTGIEIQHELYELAIEGIHVNNLEDKVKFLHCDVRDVENYFKAESFDMVVSNFPFHVGKKSPDKIRNMSRSAGLELINDFIKSSSYLLRNKGTFVFVMSPKLLVPVINILSEHKLIVQRMCFFHGTLEKNAKLVAIRGKKNGGYEVIIDPPQWGV, encoded by the coding sequence ATGAACATTAAACAACCAGAAAAATTCTCAGCAGAAATTCTAAGAAATATTAAAACAATCGATATACCTTCACATAAGCCGACGCATGCGTCGGCTTTTTTAGTTTGGTATTCAAAACCAACAAGTGATATAAAAAACGTAATCGAATTGGGAAGCGGAACAGGGATAGTTGCATTTGCATTAGCCAAGCTGTATAATCTTTATGTAACCGGAATAGAAATCCAACATGAATTGTACGAATTGGCAATTGAAGGTATCCATGTAAATAATCTTGAAGATAAAGTTAAATTCCTTCACTGTGATGTTAGAGATGTGGAAAATTATTTCAAAGCCGAAAGCTTTGACATGGTCGTTTCAAACTTCCCCTTTCATGTTGGTAAAAAGAGTCCTGATAAAATTAGAAATATGTCTCGAAGTGCTGGCTTAGAACTGATTAATGACTTTATCAAATCATCATCATACCTTCTTAGAAATAAAGGCACTTTTGTATTCGTTATGTCACCTAAGTTACTTGTGCCTGTTATCAATATTCTATCAGAGCACAAATTGATAGTTCAAAGGATGTGTTTTTTCCACGGTACACTTGAAAAAAATGCGAAATTAGTGGCAATTAGAGGAAAGAAAAATGGTGGGTACGAGGTGATAATTGATCCACCACAGTGGGGGGTGTAG
- the flgL gene encoding flagellar hook-associated protein FlgL encodes MRITNNMINERSLFNIQQSLYRIARMHDKLSSGKEVQYPSDDAVIATRASNISSRLRELEQFKRNVDHINNFVQSYDTTLQELSDLYHRVRELMVRGANGTNTVDERNAIAAELKAIKEHLIEVSNTRVGDEFIFGGARSELKPVDENGNIVTPIEANVRRKANVLGYSITYGVTVYDVFTLNNGKTVFSTIDDAIQALQEGDEKKLSNISLKEIDILEKSVMEHFANVGSTSRMAEMVSSRIEDLKLFNTEYLSKEQDADLTKVLTDLSMQQSVLEAALKSAAMAIQKSLVDFVGG; translated from the coding sequence ATGCGTATAACAAACAATATGATTAATGAAAGATCGCTTTTTAATATACAACAAAGTTTATACAGAATTGCTCGGATGCATGATAAGTTATCTTCCGGAAAAGAAGTTCAATATCCAAGCGATGACGCAGTTATCGCAACACGAGCTTCAAATATATCAAGCAGGCTCAGAGAACTTGAACAATTCAAAAGGAATGTCGATCATATAAACAACTTTGTCCAATCTTACGATACCACTCTACAAGAATTGTCAGACTTATATCACCGTGTTCGTGAATTGATGGTAAGAGGTGCAAATGGGACAAATACAGTAGATGAAAGAAACGCAATTGCTGCTGAGTTAAAAGCCATTAAAGAACATTTGATAGAAGTATCAAATACACGTGTTGGTGATGAGTTCATATTCGGCGGCGCAAGATCCGAGTTAAAACCTGTAGACGAAAATGGAAATATAGTAACACCTATTGAAGCAAATGTTCGAAGAAAAGCAAACGTGTTAGGATACAGTATAACTTACGGTGTAACTGTATACGACGTATTCACATTGAATAATGGAAAGACTGTTTTTTCAACAATCGATGATGCAATTCAAGCTTTGCAAGAAGGTGACGAAAAAAAGCTTTCAAATATTTCTCTGAAAGAAATAGATATTTTGGAAAAATCCGTTATGGAACACTTCGCAAACGTCGGTTCCACATCAAGAATGGCGGAAATGGTTTCATCAAGAATAGAGGATTTAAAATTGTTTAACACCGAATATCTTTCCAAAGAACAAGATGCTGATTTAACAAAAGTGTTGACAGATCTATCAATGCAACAATCCGTTCTTGAAGCTGCGCTTAAGTCTGCCGCTATGGCTATCCAAAAATCATTAGTTGACTTTGTGGGTGGATAA
- the flgK gene encoding flagellar hook-associated protein FlgK: MPDISLFGTLNTGLLGVYASKLAMNVVAHNIANANTPGFSRQRPELLTMPPIPITSLTQPAVPLQIGTGVYVRDIKRVRDAFLDIQYRQTNNKYNYWDTITSNLHFVEQLFAEPSEAGIRYLFDSFWSGIEEVITDPTNTAAKRGLVSRTEELVQHMQDLYTRLEQLRTDIDNEIAQRTQQINAMVKRLADINAKVRTAVSLKYTPNDLLDERDRILDELSDLADIYYYEDAAGQITLRLGNQIVLTGQNVVDLRALERPFGKGFKEIFAGNSIVSINDGKLKSLFDLRDEVLVRYMNRLDEFALSLSDEFNLIHQDGFNGDGSVTGLKFFNDIEAERIKDSVLYRLAGAKRVENGPINRISGMSDRIEISDITTKPFIEKGAIVFFNGTNKVFSANVNPYDNVEDFQNTLSTITDRWFDLKIGAHGDGGYRLYFESSENLRNTLALDFNGNMFNTMGFATKNIDVFTIDRRDFKVMPGQYKVSINGTEEVINITNSTTLEDLATQLNTHFGSHITAYVHEDKLLILPTKSNEFNIKNLKISDSGGLFTQSNLHIETYKALDTGKETLENILQRSEAFSIRIGATEIRIDPTKMTIRDLADKINEANTGIIAEVTPHSKFVLRGSRSLGFELKKVIQGPEALWTALGFIDPDGNPLNDWDEGFVFVNPFEKPEDQRIRYIKADALFIDKQLPKEPYRFVEKLKVNSTIQSNPETIAVDIGYTEENPNWDAKVFKPSGRANTKIVEMLSALRNKKLLNDGLESFNEYLGSVVAELGVESETAMKIKSNTDLMKKEIDGERERVKGVSLDEEMANMIKYQQAFNAAARVMTAVDDMISRVIDKLGLVGR; encoded by the coding sequence ATGCCAGATATTAGCCTCTTTGGAACATTAAATACTGGATTATTAGGTGTTTACGCGAGTAAACTTGCGATGAATGTCGTTGCTCATAATATAGCTAACGCGAATACTCCAGGCTTTTCAAGGCAAAGACCGGAATTACTTACAATGCCTCCAATCCCTATAACCTCACTTACTCAACCTGCAGTACCACTTCAAATAGGAACTGGAGTATATGTCAGAGATATCAAAAGGGTAAGAGATGCGTTCTTAGATATTCAGTACCGCCAAACAAATAACAAATACAATTACTGGGATACAATCACTTCAAACCTTCATTTCGTTGAACAGCTCTTCGCAGAACCATCAGAAGCTGGTATACGTTACTTATTTGACTCTTTTTGGTCAGGTATCGAAGAGGTTATAACCGATCCAACGAATACTGCCGCCAAAAGAGGATTAGTTAGCAGAACCGAAGAACTTGTACAGCATATGCAAGACTTATACACAAGACTTGAACAGCTAAGAACAGATATAGACAATGAAATTGCACAAAGAACCCAACAAATAAATGCAATGGTCAAAAGACTAGCCGATATAAATGCAAAAGTAAGAACTGCTGTTAGTCTTAAATATACACCGAATGATTTACTTGACGAAAGAGATAGGATATTAGATGAATTATCAGACCTTGCTGATATTTACTATTACGAAGATGCAGCAGGTCAAATCACTTTACGTTTGGGAAATCAAATTGTGCTAACAGGTCAGAATGTTGTTGATCTCAGAGCCCTTGAAAGACCGTTTGGAAAAGGATTCAAAGAAATATTTGCAGGTAATTCTATAGTCTCAATAAACGACGGAAAGTTAAAAAGTTTGTTTGACTTGAGAGACGAAGTACTTGTTAGGTACATGAATAGGTTAGATGAATTTGCCCTTTCGCTTTCAGATGAGTTCAATCTCATTCATCAAGACGGTTTCAATGGAGATGGAAGTGTTACCGGTTTAAAATTCTTTAACGACATTGAAGCGGAAAGAATTAAGGATTCAGTTCTTTATAGGCTTGCCGGCGCGAAGCGCGTTGAAAATGGTCCGATAAACAGGATATCCGGAATGAGCGACAGAATAGAGATTTCCGATATAACCACAAAACCATTCATAGAAAAGGGAGCAATTGTATTTTTCAACGGTACTAACAAAGTATTTTCTGCAAACGTTAACCCATACGATAATGTTGAAGATTTCCAAAACACTCTCTCTACAATCACAGATAGATGGTTCGATTTGAAAATCGGCGCGCACGGTGACGGTGGTTATAGATTGTATTTCGAATCATCTGAAAATTTAAGAAACACGTTGGCACTGGATTTCAATGGTAATATGTTCAACACAATGGGATTTGCAACTAAAAATATTGATGTGTTTACTATAGATAGAAGAGATTTTAAAGTTATGCCTGGGCAGTACAAAGTATCAATTAATGGTACAGAAGAAGTAATTAACATTACAAATAGCACTACACTTGAAGACCTTGCCACACAATTAAATACACATTTTGGTTCACATATAACCGCCTATGTCCATGAAGATAAGTTGCTTATACTACCAACCAAATCCAACGAATTTAACATCAAGAACTTAAAAATATCAGATTCCGGAGGATTGTTCACCCAATCAAATCTCCATATCGAAACGTACAAAGCACTCGATACAGGCAAAGAAACGCTTGAAAATATACTTCAAAGAAGCGAAGCCTTCTCAATAAGAATAGGTGCGACTGAGATAAGAATCGATCCGACAAAAATGACTATAAGAGATCTTGCCGATAAAATAAATGAAGCAAATACAGGTATAATTGCTGAAGTCACGCCACACAGTAAATTTGTTTTAAGAGGTTCACGTTCGTTAGGCTTCGAACTAAAAAAAGTTATTCAAGGTCCAGAAGCGCTTTGGACAGCTCTTGGCTTTATTGATCCAGACGGTAATCCACTAAACGATTGGGATGAAGGATTTGTGTTCGTGAATCCTTTCGAAAAACCTGAAGACCAAAGGATAAGGTATATAAAAGCCGACGCGCTCTTTATAGACAAACAATTACCAAAGGAACCTTACAGATTTGTCGAAAAATTAAAGGTTAATTCAACTATTCAAAGCAACCCTGAAACTATCGCTGTTGATATAGGTTACACAGAAGAGAACCCAAATTGGGATGCGAAAGTATTTAAACCTTCTGGAAGAGCTAACACAAAGATAGTTGAGATGCTCTCAGCGTTAAGAAACAAAAAATTACTAAATGACGGATTGGAATCTTTCAACGAATACCTTGGCAGTGTCGTTGCAGAACTGGGTGTTGAAAGTGAAACAGCTATGAAGATAAAGAGCAATACAGACTTGATGAAAAAAGAAATTGATGGAGAACGGGAACGCGTTAAAGGGGTTTCACTCGATGAAGAAATGGCAAATATGATTAAATACCAACAAGCATTCAACGCAGCGGCACGTGTGATGACAGCTGTAGATGACATGATATCAAGAGTTATAGATAAACTCGGACTTGTTGGAAGATAA
- the flgM gene encoding flagellar biosynthesis anti-sigma factor FlgM, whose amino-acid sequence MIDKINKLNQLLGNQNIQETKKIGKEEKNVEKSKVETQKSDSLVIEEGKKVAEYIEMAKNYPEVRSELVQQIKQAIENGTFVVDAEKIAKKILEG is encoded by the coding sequence ATGATAGACAAAATCAATAAGCTCAACCAATTGCTTGGAAATCAAAATATCCAAGAAACGAAGAAAATAGGAAAGGAAGAGAAGAATGTAGAAAAATCAAAAGTGGAGACTCAAAAATCGGACTCTTTGGTTATAGAAGAAGGTAAAAAAGTTGCAGAATATATTGAAATGGCAAAGAATTACCCGGAAGTTCGAAGCGAACTTGTTCAGCAGATAAAACAGGCTATTGAGAATGGCACTTTCGTTGTTGATGCGGAGAAGATAGCTAAAAAAATCTTGGAGGGATGA
- a CDS encoding 23S rRNA (pseudouridine(1915)-N(3))-methyltransferase RlmH, whose translation MKIELIVPGKLSKHLQPAFDYYVEKLNRFAKISVHFVELGGDLNTEDEKTILKKEAEHIKKRLKDRKFILLDLWGKELTSIEYARFLENTINKLSEIVFVIGGPLGIDDSLRENALAKISLSKMTFTHEMCVILFLEQTFRAFKILKNEKYHY comes from the coding sequence TTGAAGATAGAATTAATTGTTCCTGGCAAATTATCCAAACACTTGCAACCAGCATTTGATTACTATGTTGAAAAATTAAATCGCTTTGCAAAAATTAGTGTTCATTTTGTTGAGCTTGGTGGAGATTTAAATACGGAAGATGAAAAAACTATTCTAAAAAAAGAGGCAGAACACATTAAAAAAAGATTGAAAGATAGAAAATTCATATTGCTCGATTTATGGGGGAAAGAATTAACAAGTATTGAGTACGCAAGATTTCTGGAAAATACCATAAATAAATTGTCAGAAATTGTTTTTGTGATAGGTGGACCTTTAGGTATCGACGATTCACTTAGAGAAAATGCATTGGCAAAAATATCACTCTCAAAAATGACATTCACGCACGAAATGTGCGTGATTCTATTTTTGGAACAAACTTTTAGAGCTTTTAAAATACTGAAAAATGAAAAATATCATTATTAA
- a CDS encoding NYN domain-containing protein produces the protein MKYENHENNIFIMFDFQNQPVDVQLVYNEAQKYGRIVGGKAYGSWSKHKMPSFVLYNYGIELIEIPEAEFLPNKKGNDIRLAVDCVEIALHNNVIDTFFLVTGDADFTALVYKLKSYGKKVIALARTKSASYELVSAVDLFIPYEDIVKNEKLADPIDRISEELEIFLKRSGKDFTLENLSRFLSSFNINPNKYGVNSLHELGEIIYERKVQRPERLKNLKIDLIKAIIFENLREESLFEFAQSHNFDISDVKTAIDSLIHDNVIYIKDRTFEINRNKSFFSTILDKYPIVYTHLVEFIEKTYKAFNSGKVKALNQLLQSEFKIPTSEFKTYLEAIKRSGCLKGIDDSDYISYSTPSKIVTDLETLKFSTFAYYLKRILAITFIFKEELEYIKELVFSNDENLFNKCLEKLISNGEITEIGGVYFYTPVNG, from the coding sequence GTGAAGTATGAAAATCATGAGAATAATATCTTCATTATGTTCGACTTTCAAAATCAACCCGTAGACGTCCAACTTGTTTATAACGAAGCCCAAAAATACGGTCGAATTGTCGGTGGAAAAGCTTACGGTTCATGGTCTAAGCATAAGATGCCTTCGTTTGTATTATACAACTACGGAATTGAATTAATAGAAATTCCTGAAGCAGAGTTCTTGCCAAATAAGAAAGGTAACGATATAAGGCTTGCAGTTGATTGCGTTGAAATAGCTCTACATAATAACGTAATAGACACCTTTTTTCTTGTAACAGGAGATGCGGATTTTACCGCTTTGGTGTATAAGCTTAAATCTTATGGAAAAAAAGTAATCGCATTGGCACGGACAAAGTCAGCAAGTTATGAGTTAGTATCAGCTGTTGATTTATTTATACCATACGAAGATATCGTAAAAAACGAAAAACTTGCCGATCCAATAGATAGGATTTCTGAAGAATTAGAGATTTTTCTAAAAAGGTCCGGAAAAGACTTCACATTGGAAAACCTTTCAAGGTTTTTATCTTCTTTCAATATAAATCCCAATAAATACGGCGTAAACTCATTACATGAACTTGGAGAAATAATATATGAAAGAAAAGTCCAAAGACCAGAACGGTTAAAAAACTTAAAAATAGATTTGATAAAAGCTATAATATTTGAAAACTTGCGTGAAGAGAGCCTATTTGAATTTGCTCAATCACATAATTTTGACATTAGCGATGTAAAAACCGCAATTGACTCTTTGATTCATGACAATGTTATCTATATAAAAGATAGAACTTTTGAAATAAATAGAAACAAAAGTTTCTTTTCCACAATACTTGATAAGTACCCAATCGTATATACTCATCTTGTTGAATTCATTGAAAAAACATACAAAGCGTTTAACTCAGGAAAAGTAAAAGCCTTAAATCAATTATTACAGTCTGAATTTAAAATCCCAACCTCAGAATTTAAAACATACCTTGAAGCAATTAAAAGAAGCGGTTGTCTTAAAGGTATAGATGATAGTGATTACATATCTTATTCAACTCCTTCAAAAATTGTTACGGATCTAGAAACTCTTAAATTTTCAACTTTCGCTTATTATCTAAAGAGAATTCTCGCTATAACATTCATATTTAAAGAGGAATTAGAATACATAAAGGAACTTGTTTTCTCAAATGATGAAAACTTGTTTAATAAATGTTTGGAAAAATTAATTTCGAACGGTGAAATAACAGAAATTGGAGGAGTTTACTTTTATACACCTGTCAATGGATAA
- a CDS encoding DUF501 domain-containing protein — protein sequence MERISDKDLKVIQKQLGREINNVIAVCKYCSYGFPVVILSYPIRNGTPFPTIHYLTCPHLVKEVSRLEEKGYISKFEIKIKEDSEFSRAYENAHFSVIQKRLNLLMEEDKKWAKHLESVGTGGIKDFKNVKCLHLHLADYLAGIENPIGKEVYDLIEKKECDTGGCGGEV from the coding sequence GTGGAACGCATTAGTGATAAAGATTTAAAAGTTATCCAAAAGCAACTTGGAAGAGAAATTAACAATGTTATAGCCGTTTGCAAGTACTGTTCTTACGGATTTCCGGTTGTTATTTTAAGCTATCCTATCAGAAATGGTACACCTTTCCCAACAATTCATTACCTCACTTGCCCACATTTAGTAAAAGAAGTCTCGCGTCTTGAAGAAAAAGGCTATATCTCTAAATTTGAAATTAAAATAAAAGAAGATTCTGAGTTTTCAAGGGCATATGAAAATGCCCATTTTAGTGTTATTCAAAAACGTCTTAACTTACTCATGGAAGAAGATAAAAAGTGGGCAAAACATCTTGAAAGTGTGGGAACGGGTGGTATAAAAGATTTTAAAAATGTGAAATGCCTTCACTTGCATCTTGCAGATTATCTTGCCGGTATCGAAAATCCAATAGGTAAAGAAGTTTACGATTTAATTGAAAAAAAAGAGTGTGATACGGGGGGATGTGGTGGTGAAGTATGA
- a CDS encoding 50S ribosomal protein L11 methyltransferase, translated as MDDLLYGEYDYYIIDSSEGKFLAVVSPYMDDLSSLKNQLLEIGLSFVGTRESKPEDWLKNIITEPFEMIEDVWIDPLEHDLSHLKDKIVLRIPQGLAFGTGLHQTTKMSAMYLKRYLKPGMDVLDLGCGSGILGILAKKLGANRVLAVDNDPLAVEVAMENAERNKVDIEVRLSDLFSNVDGKFDIIVSNIIAEILVEMLKNAGNYLKEGGILILSGIILPKVNLFDQYNVIEKMVMDEWNALVIKI; from the coding sequence GTGGACGATCTACTTTATGGCGAATACGATTATTACATAATAGATAGCAGCGAGGGAAAATTCCTCGCTGTTGTTTCACCATATATGGACGATTTAAGTTCCTTGAAAAATCAATTATTAGAAATTGGTTTATCTTTTGTTGGTACACGCGAGAGTAAACCAGAAGATTGGTTGAAAAATATAATTACTGAGCCTTTTGAGATGATTGAAGATGTTTGGATTGACCCTTTAGAACACGATTTATCTCATCTTAAAGATAAAATTGTTCTGCGCATCCCTCAAGGACTCGCATTTGGAACAGGTCTTCACCAAACGACAAAAATGTCAGCGATGTACTTAAAGAGATACCTGAAACCCGGTATGGATGTCCTAGACCTTGGCTGTGGTAGCGGAATATTAGGCATACTCGCAAAAAAACTTGGTGCAAATAGGGTTTTAGCTGTTGACAACGACCCGTTAGCTGTCGAGGTTGCGATGGAAAATGCAGAAAGAAATAAAGTAGACATAGAAGTTAGGCTCTCTGACCTATTTTCTAATGTTGACGGAAAATTCGATATAATTGTATCTAATATAATCGCCGAAATACTTGTAGAAATGTTGAAAAATGCAGGAAATTACCTTAAGGAAGGCGGTATATTGATTCTTTCTGGAATAATTTTACCAAAAGTGAATTTATTTGACCAATATAACGTTATAGAAAAAATGGTGATGGACGAGTGGAACGCATTAGTGATAAAGATTTAA
- a CDS encoding LysM peptidoglycan-binding domain-containing M23 family metallopeptidase, with protein sequence MRKILALALISIVATIFPFYINYQVQKGDTLYSISKGFGIPIPILLDWNTGLAPSNLRAGSSIKVPVVPGIMFKSTKSISLSELAKYFFIDPEEIVTVNPSIGSTIPANKEVFVPLGKTNTSFAQISDFIWSVYGRITSEFGWRIHPIYGKNLFHTGVDISVPTGTPVFASKSGVVKYAGWMSGYGNLIIIDHGSFETYYAHLSKINVYVGLQVEKGDFIARSGSTGTSTGPHLHFEVRKYGEANDPVAYLPRTTTYVMRRVISE encoded by the coding sequence ATGCGAAAAATATTAGCTTTAGCGCTGATATCAATAGTAGCAACAATCTTTCCTTTCTATATAAACTATCAAGTTCAGAAGGGGGATACTCTTTATAGTATTTCAAAGGGGTTTGGTATACCAATTCCTATACTTCTTGATTGGAATACAGGGTTAGCGCCATCAAATTTAAGAGCCGGGAGTTCAATTAAAGTACCTGTTGTCCCAGGTATAATGTTCAAAAGCACTAAGAGTATTAGTTTATCAGAACTTGCTAAGTATTTTTTCATTGATCCTGAAGAGATAGTCACAGTTAATCCATCTATTGGTTCAACAATACCAGCAAATAAAGAAGTTTTTGTACCATTGGGAAAAACAAATACATCTTTTGCTCAAATATCTGATTTCATATGGTCCGTTTATGGAAGAATAACTTCAGAGTTTGGTTGGAGAATACATCCAATATACGGCAAGAACCTTTTCCATACAGGAGTAGATATTTCCGTGCCAACAGGTACACCGGTCTTTGCTTCGAAGTCTGGTGTCGTAAAATATGCAGGTTGGATGAGCGGCTATGGCAATTTAATAATAATCGATCATGGAAGTTTTGAAACGTATTATGCGCACCTTTCCAAGATAAACGTTTACGTTGGATTGCAAGTTGAGAAGGGTGATTTCATAGCAAGGTCCGGAAGTACTGGTACGTCAACAGGTCCACATCTACACTTTGAAGTTAGAAAATATGGAGAAGCAAATGACCCCGTTGCGTATCTCCCAAGAACAACAACGTACGTTATGAGGAGGGTTATATCTGAATAA